In Scatophagus argus isolate fScaArg1 chromosome 5, fScaArg1.pri, whole genome shotgun sequence, a genomic segment contains:
- the LOC124059384 gene encoding extracellular calcium-sensing receptor-like has product MVVVAFVGAPEMRILMEELSAEPSPPRQWIGSEAWVTNKDMLKFSFFAGAIGFGIQRSVIPGLREFLLDLSPTKVAASPLLTEFWEEAFNCRLGKTAAVDERVCDGSEDIQTLQSQYTDTSELRITNMVYKAVYAIAHAIHNSVCQETNSSTKCDKITRIESKQLLTQLKKVNFSQNGYDVSFDANGDPVATYELVNWQKSESGSLELVTVGFYDASLPAGQEFSINRNLTWMEGRTQVPVSVCSDSCPPGTRKVLQKGKPICCYDCILCPEGEISNATDSPDCFPCPREFWPNAERDSCLPKPVEFLSFDEVLGIILAAFSVAGACLAIITAAVFFRHRTSPIVRANNSELSFLLLFSLTLCFLCSLTFIGAPTMWSCMLRHTAFGITFVLCISCVLGKTIVVLMAFKATLPGSNVMKWFGPPQQRMTVVSFTFVQVLICTIWLVLSPPFPLKNLTTYKERIILECALGSDIGFWVVLGYIGLLAAFCLVLAVLARKLPDNFNEAKFITFSMLIFCAVWITFIPAYVSSPGKFTVAVEIFAILASSFGLILCIFAPKCFTILFRPEKNTKKHLMNKN; this is encoded by the exons ATGGTTGTTGTGGCATTTGTGGGAGCTCCAGAAATGAGGATCTTAATGGAGGAGTTGTCAGCCGAGCCGTCTCCTCCTCGTCAGTGGATCGGCAGTGAGGCCTGGGTAACCAATAAAGACATGCTGAAGTTCAGCTTCTTTGCTGGAGCCATTGGATTTGGGATTCAGCGATCTGTCATTCCAGGTCTGAGAGAATTCTTGCTGGATCTCTCTCCCACTAAAGTGGCTGCGTCTCCACTGCTTACTGAGTTCTGGGAGGAGGCATTCAACTGCAGGCTGGGAAAAA ctgcagccgtggatgagagagtgtgtgatggatctgaagacatacagacGCTCCAGAGCCAGTACACTGACACATCTGAGCTCCGAATCACTAACATGgtgtacaaggctgtttatgcaatagcacatgccattcataattcagtgtgtcaggaaacaaattcaAGTACTAAGTGTGACAAAATCACCAGGATAGAGTCCAAACAG CTTCTCACTCAGCTGAAGAaagtaaatttttcccaaaatggttatgatgtgtcatttgatgccaaTGGGGATCCTGTGGCCACATATGAGCTGGTTAACTggcagaaaagtgaaagtggcagCCTTGAGTTGGTGACAGTAGGTTTCTATGATGCATCACTGCCAGCAGGCCAGGAGTTCAGTATCAACAGGAACCTCACCTGGATGGAAGGTAGAACACAA gtccctgtgtcagtgtgcagtgacagctgtcctccTGGAACTcgtaaagtgctgcagaaaggaaaacccatctgctgttatgattgtatactgtgtcctgagggagagattAGCAATGCTACAG attctcCTGATTGTTTCCCTTGTCCCAGGGAGTTCTGGCctaatgcagagagagactcttGTCTCCCCAAGCCTGtagagtttctgtcctttgacgaggtcctaggaatcatcctggctgcattctcagttgctggtgcctgtcttgccattataacagcggctgtgttctttcgtcacaggacatccccgattgtcagggccaacaactctgagctgagcttcctgctgctcttctccctgactctctgtttcttatgttcattGACTTTCATTGGAGCACCCACTAtgtggtcctgcatgctgcgccacacagcatttgggatcaccttcgtcctctgcatctcttgtgttcttgggaaaacaatagttgtgttgatggccttcaaAGCTACACTCCCAGGTAGTAAcgtcatgaaatggtttggtcctccacagcaaagaatgactgtggtgtcttttacatttgttcaagttttaatatgtacCATTTGGTTGGTTCTTAGTCCCCCTTTTCCATtgaaaaacctgaccacatacaaagagaggatcATCCTGGAGTGTGCATTGGGCTCAGATATTGGGTTCTGGGTTGTGCTCGGGTACATcggcctgctggctgccttttgcTTAGTGTTAGCTGTCTTAGCCCGCAAACTACCTGataattttaatgaagccaagtttatcaccttcagcatgttgatattctgtgcagtgtggatcacctttatcccagcgtatgtcagctctcctgggaaatttactgtggctgtggagattTTTGCTattctggcctccagttttggtttaattttgtgtatatttgctccAAAGTGTTTCACCATATTGTTTAGGCCAGAGAAGAACACcaagaaacatttaatgaacaaaaattaa